In Raphanus sativus cultivar WK10039 unplaced genomic scaffold, ASM80110v3 Scaffold3314, whole genome shotgun sequence, the DNA window GATAGacatgtcaataaatgaaaaaagttgAAGATccaatgaaaatattttgtttttccatGTCATTCATACACGTCATTCACATTGTTTTTGTTCTAAACGTTTCCACTTTCTTAATTTTACCGTTCACGGACGATGCTCAAAGACGAAGCATCAAAGGGAGTATTGTCGTCGGCGGCTGATTCCGATGATCGATCCCACCCTGATTCGTAGCTCTAGCTCTGGCCCAGCTTCTACTTCATCTGTCTCTTCCTCAGGTGTCTGTAGAGGCCTCCGCGACAATACCGAGACGGAAACATTTGAGCCGGCGGCACTGCTACAGGTTTAACTATGGGTTTACCGTTACATGGACCTGATCTGGTGCATGTATCCCAGAACTCTTTTATTGTTTCCTTATTTTCATATGTGTATCAGTGTAtggtttgtgttttctttgatGCCAAAATATCCCAAATGTACAGGTACGGTTGGGGATATGGTTATGGTCTTACGTTAGAGAAGAGATCTTC includes these proteins:
- the LOC130506508 gene encoding uncharacterized protein LOC130506508, with product MIDPTLIRSSSSGPASTSSVSSSGVCRGLRDNTETETFEPAALLQVRLGIWLWSYVREEIFSWKESNHRSFHQRNFLIICIPIPKGFHSEEWGSGMESISKGFSEESLSSGKLLLERVIHHL